In Harmonia axyridis chromosome 6, icHarAxyr1.1, whole genome shotgun sequence, a single window of DNA contains:
- the LOC123682387 gene encoding probable E3 ubiquitin-protein ligase XERICO, which produces MSENLFDAICFIPVNYNLTEEELNRTVIESMKRGVLDGECSVCLSDISGDIYLTGCVHCYHKECLQEWVAHSNESCPLCRTSLIIEKTFRIFDMKSNR; this is translated from the exons aTGTCTGAAAATTTATTCGACGCAATTTGTTTCATCCctgttaattataatttaacagAGGAGGAACTTAATAGAACAGTGATAGAATCTATGAAAAG gggcGTACTAGATGGAGAATGTAGCGTTTGTCTCAGCGACATATCAGGAGACATATACCTCACGGGATGCGTACACTGTTATCATAAGGAGTGCTTGCAGGAATGGGTTGCGCATTCAAATGAGTCCTGCCCCTTATGTAGGACATCACTGATAATAGAGAAAACCTTCCGGATATTTGACATGAAATCGAATCGATGA